Below is a genomic region from Brassica oleracea var. oleracea cultivar TO1000 chromosome C9, BOL, whole genome shotgun sequence.
TTGCTAAATTATAATCTGAAAGTAGAATATTAATAAAATCTAGTTTTGATACTAATTTTGGAACATCCATTGAATTCCTTAAACTTTAAAATACAAAATACTTAAGATTTTTGTTTTATACAAATGGCAACTACTTATCTTTGCCAACCCAAAAAGGAGTTATGAACTACTTATCATTGGCAACCAAAAAAAGAAATCATAAACTACTTATCTTTGCCAACCAAAAAAAGAAATCATAAACTACTTATCTTTGCCAACCAAAAAAAGAAATCATAAACTACTTATCTTTGCCAACCAAAAAAAGAAATCATAAACTACTTATCTTTGCCAACCAAAAAAAGAAATCATAAACTACTTATCTTTGCCAACCAAAAAAAGAAATCATAAACTACTTATCTTTGCCAACCAAAAAAAGAAATCATAAACTACTTATCTTTGCCAACCAAAAAAAGAAATCATAAACTACTTATCTTTGCCAACCAAAAAAGAACTTATTAACTACTTATGGCATAGGAGTAGTTGTCGCAGATGCAGACGCTGCGATCATAAACTCCGAGAATGATGGGTCTTTACCTTGCATATAGGTGAGCAGCATCTTCAAAGTATTGATCTGGCTTTGATGCTCTGCATCTCGAGCTGCTGTTTCAGCATCACGTCGAGCATTGGCTGCTGCGGTTTCAGCATCACGTCGAGTATTTGCCGCTGCTTGCTCTTCAATTAGACGTTGAGAAGCTTCAAGTTGTTGTTGCAAGTGTGCAAATGCAGAAGAAGTTGAAGTTCCAGGACCTCCTTTTCTCTTTTTGTTGCCATATAGTGGAAGAAGGCTACCAAGTCCATACTCATGTCCTCTCATATCCAAAGTAGTAGTCTGAAAATAATGAAATCTTTCACTTATTAATAGCTAACAAAACTTTATTAAAAACTTTACAATGGTTTATATGGTTTACCTCAAGAAAGATCTCATTCATTTCAGCTGGTGAAAGCTCAGGAATGTAAGAACTATCACCACCATTCACACACACGTCTTGTTCAACCTGGGACATCTTCTCATCTAATTTCTTTTCATAAGCTTGGGCGATCTGCTCAGCCTTCAGATCACTAAATGTCCCATCAGCCTTAGTATGAGTCTTTAAAAACACTTCTCCAATACTGACAGGTCTGCCCAATTCTGCTTCCTACAATTATAAAATGAACTTGAAACAGAAAAATATGAAACCTTATAATTTACAATGTTATTGTTCATGTATGTTACCATATTTTGCTGAATCCGTAAGAAGGACATTTGTCCTGCGAAGTGCTTGAATGGCCCAAGTCCACCACGGTCAGAGTTCCTACTGTTTGATGCGGTTTCACTCTTTTTCTTGGCTGCATCAGTGGCCCAGTAAGCGCACATTTTTTTCCACAATGTATCTCCAATCCAAGCTGGTCGTATGCCTTTCCTCTTTGCTTGACACACCATTCCTTTCATCCGATTAAGACAGATGATTTCAAACTCATCTCGTACAAGTGTGGTGATCGAGCGATCCCAGTGGTGTCCTTGCTACACATCAACAAATTTGTTTGTAAGTAGTAAGCAAATCTGACATAAAAATCTGTTAATAATATAATACCGCAAAGTCTTCAAAATAGGGACGTTGGATGTCAGGAGGCGTTACTGTCCAGCAGTAATACGCATCATCAAACTTAGCTTTCAAGAGCTTTGAGATTTTTCNNNNNNNNNNNNNNNNNNNNNNNNNNNNNNNNNNNNNNNNNNNNNNNNNNNNNNNNNNNNNNNNNNNNNNNNNNNNNNNNNNNNNNNNNNNNNNNNNNNNNNNNNNNNNNNNNNNNNNNNNNNNNNNNNNNNNNNNNNNNNNNNNNNNNNNNNNNNNNNNNNNNNNNNNNNNNNNNNNNNNNNNNNNNNNNNNNNNNNNNNNNNNNNNNNNNNNNNNNNNNNNNNNNNNNNNNNNNNNNNNNNNNNNNNNNNNNNNNNNNNNNNNNNNNNNNNNNNNNNNNNNNNNNNNNNNNNNNNNNNNNNNNNNNNNNNNNNNNNNNNNNNNNNNNNNNNNNNNNNNNNNNNNNNNNNNNNNNNNNNNNNNNNNNNNNNNNNNNNNNNNNNNNNNNNNNNNNNNNNNNNNNNNNNNNNNNNNNNNNNNNNNNNNNNNNNNNNNNNNNNNNNNNNNNNNNNNNNNNNNNNNNNNNNNNNNNNNNNNNNNNNNNNNNNNNNNNNNNNNNNNNNNNNNNNNNNNNNNNNNNNNNNNNNNNNNNNNNNNNNNN
It encodes:
- the LOC106314712 gene encoding uncharacterized protein LOC106314712 gives rise to the protein MALSILMKIKMDILLSSTSQTSFCLQSPTNPSELLKGFTSRVTDMMNQNLTRPVSDNDIRKIVKAVKSDSAPGADGMTDKFFQHFWIITGVQQGHHWDRSITTLVRDEFEIICLNRMKGMVCQAKRKGIRPAWIGDTLWKKMCAYWATDAAKKKSETASNSRNSDRGGLGPFKHFAGQMSFLRIQQNMEAELGRPVSIGEVFLKTHTKADGTFSDLKAEQIAQAYEKKLDEKMSQVEQDVCVNGGDSSYIPELSPAEMNEIFLETTTLDMRGHEYGLGSLLPLYGNKKRKGGPGTSTSSAFAHLQQQLEASQRLIEEQAAANTRRDAETAAANARRDAETAARDAEHQSQINTLKMLLTYMQGKDPSFSEFMIAASASATTTPMP